The following proteins are encoded in a genomic region of Enterocloster clostridioformis:
- the truA gene encoding tRNA pseudouridine(38-40) synthase TruA has protein sequence MKRIRLVVAYDGTQYHGWQIQPGAVTIEAVLNEALTQLMREPIQVIGASRTDSGVHARGNVAVFDTESQMPPDKIGMALNQRLPEDIRVQVSEEVPSDWHPRKCTCIKTYEYRILNRRINMPMERLYSHFCYYKLDVDRMQAAANMLAGEHDFKSFCSVRTQVTDTVRTVYKIEVTRNDDDIITIRVTGNGFLYNMVRIIAGTLMAVGTGHIQAEDMPSILEAKDRRAAGPTAPARGLTLIEMKYEL, from the coding sequence ATGAAACGAATACGGCTTGTGGTTGCCTATGACGGCACACAATATCACGGCTGGCAGATACAGCCGGGGGCAGTGACCATAGAAGCTGTTCTCAATGAAGCCCTTACCCAGCTTATGAGGGAGCCCATCCAGGTCATAGGCGCCAGCAGAACAGATTCAGGCGTCCATGCAAGGGGAAATGTGGCTGTCTTTGACACAGAAAGCCAGATGCCGCCGGATAAGATTGGCATGGCCCTGAACCAGAGACTTCCGGAGGACATTCGGGTTCAGGTATCTGAGGAGGTGCCCTCTGACTGGCATCCCAGGAAATGTACCTGCATCAAGACATATGAATACAGGATTTTAAATCGGAGAATCAACATGCCTATGGAGCGTCTGTACTCCCATTTCTGCTATTATAAGCTGGATGTGGACAGGATGCAGGCTGCTGCGAATATGCTGGCAGGGGAACATGATTTTAAAAGTTTCTGCAGCGTCCGCACCCAGGTAACGGATACGGTAAGGACCGTTTATAAGATTGAAGTAACGAGAAATGACGATGACATCATTACCATACGCGTGACCGGAAACGGTTTTCTGTATAACATGGTGCGTATCATTGCCGGGACTCTGATGGCCGTGGGAACCGGCCACATACAGGCAGAGGATATGCCCTCCATTCTGGAGGCAAAGGACCGGCGGGCGGCAGGGCCCACGGCGCCTGCCAGGGGGCTTACCCTGATAGAAATGAAATATGAGCTGTAA
- a CDS encoding energy-coupling factor transporter ATPase, which yields MSIKAVDLNYVYGGGTAFEQHALFDVNLEIEDGEFVGLIGHTGSGKSTLIQHLNGLIKASAGELYYNGENIYSQGYDMKQLRSKVGLVFQYPEHQLFEVDVLTDVCFGPKNQGLSSEEAEARAKKALEQVGLDPFYYKQSPFELSGGQKRRVAIAGVLAMEPEVLILDEPTAGLDPRGRDEILDQIDRLHRERHMTIILVSHSMEDVARYADRLIVMNHGQKVFDGAPKEVFRHYRELETMGLAAPQITYLVHDLKAKGIDIDNDITTVPEAREAILALRNKLTESSRDKNV from the coding sequence ATGTCAATAAAAGCAGTTGATTTGAATTATGTATATGGGGGCGGCACGGCCTTTGAACAGCATGCCCTGTTTGACGTGAATCTGGAGATTGAGGACGGGGAATTCGTAGGGCTGATCGGACATACAGGATCGGGGAAATCCACCCTGATACAGCATTTAAACGGGCTGATAAAAGCCAGCGCAGGCGAACTCTACTACAATGGGGAGAATATCTACAGCCAGGGCTATGACATGAAGCAGCTGAGGAGCAAGGTGGGCCTGGTGTTCCAGTATCCGGAGCACCAGCTCTTTGAAGTGGATGTGCTGACAGACGTATGCTTTGGACCTAAGAATCAGGGACTGAGCAGTGAGGAGGCTGAAGCCAGGGCAAAAAAAGCCCTGGAGCAGGTGGGCCTGGACCCTTTCTATTACAAGCAGTCTCCCTTCGAGCTGTCCGGCGGCCAGAAACGGCGGGTGGCTATTGCCGGCGTGCTGGCCATGGAACCGGAGGTCCTTATACTTGACGAGCCAACGGCTGGTCTGGACCCCAGGGGAAGAGATGAGATTCTGGACCAGATTGACAGGCTTCACCGGGAGCGCCATATGACCATCATACTGGTTTCCCACAGCATGGAGGATGTAGCCAGGTATGCGGACCGGCTTATTGTGATGAACCATGGGCAGAAGGTGTTTGACGGTGCGCCCAAGGAGGTATTCCGCCATTACAGGGAACTGGAAACCATGGGACTGGCGGCGCCCCAGATAACCTATCTGGTCCATGATCTGAAGGCAAAAGGCATTGATATTGATAATGATATTACCACAGTGCCAGAGGCCAGGGAGGCGATTCTGGCGCTGAGGAACAAACTGACAGAAAGCAGCAGGGATAAAAATGTTTAG
- the rpsI gene encoding 30S ribosomal protein S9, producing the protein MANAKFYGTGRRKKSIARVYLVPGTGNITINKRDINEYLGLETLKVIVRQPLVATETTDKFDVMVNVRGGGTTGQAGAIRHGISRALLQVDADYRPALKKAGFLTRDPRMKERKKYGLKAARRAPQFSKR; encoded by the coding sequence ATGGCTAACGCAAAATTTTACGGAACAGGCAGAAGAAAAAAATCCATCGCCAGAGTATATTTAGTACCAGGTACCGGCAACATCACCATCAACAAAAGAGATATCAATGAGTATCTTGGTCTTGAGACTTTAAAGGTTATTGTTCGCCAGCCATTAGTAGCTACTGAGACTACTGATAAATTTGATGTAATGGTTAACGTTCGCGGCGGAGGCACAACAGGACAGGCCGGAGCAATCCGTCACGGCATCTCCAGAGCTCTCCTTCAGGTAGACGCTGATTACAGACCAGCCCTGAAGAAAGCCGGTTTCTTAACAAGAGACCCAAGAATGAAAGAGAGAAAGAAGTACGGTCTCAAAGCAGCCCGTCGTGCTCCTCAGTTCTCCAAGCGTTAA
- a CDS encoding energy-coupling factor transporter ATPase, producing MGIVKTAKLVYEYIRRDEEENIEEVKRAIDGVDVDIKKGDFVAVLGHNGSGKSTLAKHVNGLLLPTEGTVWVGDMDTRDEEHIWDVRKTAGMVFQNPDNQIIGNIVEEDVGFGPENIGVPTEEIWKRVEASLKAVGMTAYRLQSPNKLSGGQKQRVAIAGVMAMKPECIILDEPTAMLDPNGRREVIRTIHELNRTEGITVLLITHYMEEAIEADRIIVMDDGRIAMDGQPREIFSRVKELKSHGLDVPQVTELAWELKEAGIPLADGILSREELVEQLVPLLR from the coding sequence ATGGGAATCGTTAAAACGGCAAAACTGGTATATGAGTATATCAGGCGCGATGAGGAAGAAAACATAGAAGAAGTGAAACGGGCCATTGACGGGGTGGATGTGGATATAAAAAAGGGTGATTTTGTGGCTGTGCTGGGCCATAATGGTTCCGGCAAGTCTACCCTGGCCAAACATGTCAACGGTCTCCTGCTGCCCACGGAGGGAACCGTATGGGTGGGAGATATGGATACCAGGGATGAGGAACATATCTGGGATGTGCGCAAGACCGCCGGCATGGTGTTCCAGAATCCGGATAACCAGATCATTGGCAATATCGTGGAGGAGGATGTGGGCTTTGGACCGGAGAATATAGGCGTGCCCACAGAAGAGATATGGAAGCGTGTGGAGGCGAGCCTGAAAGCAGTTGGAATGACCGCCTACCGGCTCCAGTCCCCCAATAAGCTTTCCGGAGGCCAGAAGCAGAGGGTGGCCATAGCAGGCGTCATGGCCATGAAGCCGGAGTGTATTATTTTGGACGAGCCCACTGCCATGCTGGACCCTAACGGCCGCAGGGAGGTCATACGGACCATACATGAGTTAAACCGGACAGAAGGCATCACGGTCCTGCTGATTACCCATTATATGGAGGAGGCCATTGAAGCTGACAGAATCATCGTCATGGACGACGGCAGGATTGCCATGGACGGACAGCCAAGGGAGATATTCTCCAGGGTCAAAGAGCTGAAGAGCCATGGACTGGACGTGCCTCAGGTGACAGAGCTGGCCTGGGAGCTTAAGGAGGCAGGGATACCCCTTGCAGATGGAATCCTTAGCAGGGAAGAGCTGGTGGAACAGCTGGTACCCCTTCTGAGATAG
- the ymfI gene encoding elongation factor P 5-aminopentanone reductase gives MPRKTVLVTGASRGIGKAVAVKFAKKGYNVAISCIRREEQLMRTQKEIESFQVPCLAYKGDMGDMACCKELFLKIKKMFGGVDVLVNNAGISYIGLLQDMSTEDWERMLRTNLTSVFNCCKLAVPYMISQKQGKIVNISSVWGVVGASCETAYSATKGGINALTKALAKELAPSNIQVNAIACGAIDTEMNQWMDEDDLIALVDEIPSGRLGRAEEVADLVYHLGYKESYLTGQVIGLDGGWI, from the coding sequence ATGCCGCGTAAAACCGTACTGGTCACCGGAGCCTCCAGGGGCATCGGCAAGGCCGTAGCAGTTAAGTTTGCAAAGAAGGGCTATAATGTAGCTATCAGCTGTATCCGCAGGGAGGAACAGCTGATGCGGACCCAGAAGGAAATCGAATCCTTCCAGGTCCCCTGCCTGGCATACAAAGGAGATATGGGGGACATGGCATGCTGTAAGGAACTGTTCCTTAAGATTAAGAAGATGTTCGGAGGTGTGGACGTCCTTGTAAACAATGCCGGCATCTCCTATATCGGGCTTTTGCAGGACATGTCCACGGAGGACTGGGAGCGCATGCTGCGCACGAACCTGACATCTGTTTTCAATTGCTGTAAGCTGGCAGTACCCTATATGATTTCTCAAAAGCAGGGAAAAATCGTCAATATATCATCTGTCTGGGGCGTTGTGGGCGCGTCCTGTGAGACAGCCTACTCAGCCACCAAGGGCGGCATCAACGCCCTGACAAAGGCCCTGGCAAAGGAGCTGGCTCCCAGCAACATCCAGGTCAACGCCATTGCCTGCGGAGCCATTGACACGGAGATGAACCAGTGGATGGACGAGGACGACCTTATCGCCCTGGTGGACGAAATTCCATCCGGCCGTCTGGGCCGGGCTGAGGAGGTGGCTGATCTGGTTTACCACCTTGGTTACAAGGAATCTTACCTTACCGGACAGGTTATCGGACTGGACGGGGGATGGATTTAG
- the rplM gene encoding 50S ribosomal protein L13 codes for MKSFMASPATIERKWYVVDATGYTLGRLSSEIAKVLRGKNKPIFTPHMDCGDYVIVVNAEKIKVTGKKLDQKIYYNHSDYVGGMRETTLRELMAKKPEKVIELAVKGMLPKGPLGRSMFGKLHVYAGPDHEQAAQKPEVLTF; via the coding sequence ATGAAGAGTTTTATGGCTAGTCCAGCGACAATTGAAAGAAAATGGTATGTAGTTGATGCTACAGGATATACATTAGGACGTCTGTCTTCAGAGATAGCAAAGGTTTTAAGAGGAAAGAACAAGCCGATTTTCACACCTCATATGGATTGCGGCGATTATGTAATCGTTGTGAACGCTGAGAAGATTAAAGTAACCGGCAAGAAGTTAGATCAGAAGATTTATTATAATCACTCTGATTACGTAGGCGGCATGAGAGAGACAACCCTGCGTGAATTAATGGCTAAGAAGCCTGAGAAGGTTATCGAGTTAGCAGTTAAGGGTATGCTTCCAAAGGGACCTCTGGGAAGAAGTATGTTTGGCAAGCTTCATGTATATGCAGGCCCAGACCATGAGCAGGCAGCACAGAAACCAGAAGTTTTAACATTTTAA
- the secA gene encoding preprotein translocase subunit SecA, giving the protein MNLIEKVFGTHSERELKMIRPIVTKIESLRPEMMAMSDEELRDQTRIFRERLAEGATLDDVLPEAFATVREAARRTLNMEHFPVQLIGGIVLHQGRIAEMRTGEGKTLVSTCPAYLNALKGKGVQIVTVNDYLAKRDAEWMGQVHRFLGMTVGVVLNDMTSEQRKEAYACDITYVTNNELGFDYLRDNMSIYKEQLVLRDLDYCIIDEVDSVLIDEARTPLIISGQSGKSTKLYEVCDVLARQLERGTVSKEFSKIDAIMGEEIEETGDFVVDEKDKVVNLTEQGVKKVEEYFHIENLADPENLEIQHNIILALRANNLMFRDKDYVVKDDEVLIVDEFTGRIMPGRRYSDGLHQAIEAKEHVNVRRESRTLATVTFQNFFNKYTKKAGMTGTAQTEEKEFRNIYAMDVIVIPTNKPMIRKDLEDAVYKTKKEKYKAVVDEVERAHEKGQPVLVGTIAIETSELLSKMLTKKGIPHKVLNAKFHELEAEIVADAGIHGSVTIATNMAGRGTDIKLDEETKALGGLKIIGTERHESRRIDNQLRGRSGRQGDPGESRFYLSLEDDLLRLFGSDRLMAMFEAMGVPEGEQIEHKMLSNAIEKAQMKIESNNYGIREQLLKFDEVNNEQREVIYAERRKVLDGDNMRDLVLKMITDTVENAVDISVSDDQTPDKWDLQELNNLLLPVIPLKPVTLTDEQKKSMKKNELKHNLKEEAIKLYETKEAEFPEPEQIREIERVVLLKVIDNKWMAHLDDMDALREGIGLQAYGQRDPVVEYKMQGYEMYESMMASIQEETIRILFHIRVEQKVEREPAAKVTGTNKDASAPSAPKKRVEQKIYPNDPCPCGSGKKYKQCHGRIK; this is encoded by the coding sequence ATGAACTTGATTGAAAAGGTGTTCGGGACTCACAGTGAAAGAGAACTGAAGATGATACGGCCAATCGTGACAAAGATTGAATCGCTGCGTCCCGAGATGATGGCCATGTCTGATGAGGAACTGCGTGACCAGACCAGAATCTTTAGAGAAAGGCTTGCAGAGGGCGCAACGTTGGATGACGTTCTGCCGGAGGCGTTTGCCACTGTCCGTGAGGCGGCAAGAAGAACTCTGAATATGGAGCATTTCCCTGTACAGCTGATCGGCGGTATCGTACTGCATCAGGGCCGTATTGCCGAGATGCGTACTGGTGAAGGTAAGACTCTGGTATCCACCTGTCCCGCATACCTGAATGCATTGAAGGGAAAGGGCGTCCAGATCGTAACGGTCAATGACTATCTGGCAAAGCGTGACGCCGAGTGGATGGGTCAGGTGCACAGATTCCTGGGCATGACCGTGGGCGTTGTACTGAACGACATGACAAGTGAACAGCGTAAGGAGGCATATGCCTGCGACATTACTTACGTGACAAATAATGAGCTGGGATTCGATTACCTGCGCGATAACATGTCCATTTATAAGGAGCAGCTGGTGCTGCGCGACCTGGATTACTGTATCATCGATGAGGTTGACTCCGTGCTGATTGACGAGGCCAGGACGCCTCTTATCATTTCCGGACAGAGCGGCAAGTCCACCAAGCTGTATGAGGTGTGCGATGTACTGGCCCGCCAGTTGGAGAGAGGTACCGTATCCAAGGAATTCTCCAAGATCGACGCCATCATGGGCGAGGAGATTGAGGAGACAGGCGATTTCGTTGTGGATGAAAAGGATAAGGTAGTAAACCTGACAGAACAGGGCGTCAAGAAAGTGGAGGAGTACTTCCATATTGAAAACCTGGCAGATCCTGAGAACCTGGAGATCCAGCATAACATTATCCTGGCTCTGCGCGCCAATAACCTGATGTTCAGGGATAAGGATTATGTTGTAAAGGATGACGAGGTCCTGATTGTAGATGAATTCACAGGCCGTATTATGCCCGGCCGCCGTTATTCCGACGGACTTCATCAGGCAATCGAGGCTAAGGAGCACGTAAATGTGCGCCGGGAGTCCCGCACCCTGGCTACCGTAACATTCCAGAACTTCTTCAACAAGTATACGAAGAAGGCAGGTATGACGGGTACTGCCCAGACAGAGGAAAAAGAGTTCCGCAACATCTATGCCATGGACGTTATCGTCATCCCTACCAACAAGCCTATGATTCGTAAGGACCTGGAGGACGCCGTATATAAGACAAAGAAAGAAAAATACAAGGCGGTTGTGGACGAGGTGGAGAGAGCACACGAGAAGGGACAGCCTGTCCTGGTGGGCACCATTGCCATTGAGACTTCCGAGCTACTGAGCAAGATGCTGACTAAAAAGGGAATTCCCCATAAAGTACTGAATGCCAAGTTCCATGAGCTGGAGGCTGAAATCGTAGCAGACGCAGGTATCCACGGCTCTGTTACCATTGCCACCAACATGGCGGGCCGTGGTACGGATATTAAGCTGGACGAGGAAACCAAGGCACTGGGCGGCCTTAAGATCATCGGTACGGAGCGTCACGAGTCACGCCGTATTGACAACCAGCTGCGCGGACGTTCCGGACGTCAGGGTGACCCGGGTGAGTCCAGGTTCTACCTGTCCCTGGAGGATGACCTTTTAAGGCTCTTTGGTTCAGACCGTCTTATGGCCATGTTTGAGGCCATGGGTGTGCCGGAGGGAGAGCAGATTGAGCATAAGATGCTGTCCAATGCCATTGAGAAGGCACAGATGAAGATAGAGAGCAACAACTACGGTATCCGTGAGCAGCTCCTTAAGTTCGACGAGGTCAACAATGAGCAGCGCGAGGTTATCTACGCGGAGCGCCGCAAGGTGCTGGACGGCGACAACATGCGCGACCTTGTACTCAAGATGATTACGGACACTGTGGAGAACGCGGTGGATATCTCTGTATCCGATGACCAGACCCCGGATAAGTGGGATTTACAGGAACTGAACAACCTCCTTCTTCCGGTCATTCCCCTGAAGCCGGTAACTCTTACCGACGAACAGAAGAAGTCCATGAAGAAGAATGAGCTTAAGCACAATCTGAAGGAAGAGGCCATCAAGCTTTACGAGACAAAGGAAGCCGAGTTCCCGGAGCCGGAGCAGATTCGTGAGATTGAGCGCGTGGTTCTGCTGAAGGTAATTGACAACAAGTGGATGGCGCATCTGGATGACATGGACGCGCTGCGTGAGGGCATCGGCCTCCAGGCATACGGCCAGAGGGATCCGGTAGTTGAATACAAGATGCAGGGTTATGAGATGTACGAGTCCATGATGGCTTCCATCCAGGAGGAGACAATCCGTATCCTGTTCCATATCCGCGTGGAGCAGAAGGTGGAGCGTGAACCCGCTGCCAAGGTGACCGGCACGAACAAGGATGCGTCTGCCCCGAGCGCGCCCAAGAAGCGTGTGGAGCAGAAGATATACCCTAACGACCCATGCCCGTGCGGTTCCGGCAAGAAGTACAAACAGTGCCACGGAAGAATTAAATAA
- the hpf gene encoding ribosome hibernation-promoting factor, HPF/YfiA family translates to MRYTITGRNIEVTPGLKAAVEKKIGKLEHFFTPDTEVIVALSAQKDRQKIEVTIPVKGNTIRAEESSSDMYVSIDLVEEIIERQIRRYRKKLIDKKQAAISFSQAFIEEEDEVQDDEIQIVKTKRFAIKPAIPEEACLQMEMLGHNFYVFLNADTDQVNVVYKRKNGTYGLIEPEF, encoded by the coding sequence ATGCGTTATACCATAACAGGACGAAATATTGAGGTAACTCCAGGTTTGAAGGCTGCCGTTGAAAAGAAGATTGGCAAGCTGGAACATTTCTTCACTCCGGACACCGAAGTAATCGTAGCGCTGAGCGCACAGAAAGACCGACAAAAAATTGAGGTGACTATCCCAGTCAAAGGCAATACCATCCGCGCGGAGGAATCCAGCTCCGATATGTATGTATCCATTGATCTGGTAGAGGAAATCATTGAGCGCCAGATCCGCAGATATAGAAAGAAACTCATTGATAAGAAACAGGCCGCCATCTCTTTCTCCCAGGCATTCATAGAGGAAGAGGACGAAGTACAGGATGACGAGATTCAGATTGTCAAGACAAAGAGATTTGCCATCAAGCCAGCCATTCCCGAGGAAGCATGCCTCCAGATGGAGATGCTGGGACATAATTTCTACGTGTTCCTGAACGCAGATACGGACCAGGTGAACGTAGTCTATAAGCGCAAGAACGGAACTTACGGACTGATTGAGCCGGAGTTCTAA
- a CDS encoding SH3 domain-containing C40 family peptidase, which yields MNNWKKVIVLSGLCSCALSVNAFASTNLETGSSLAGISVALNNYYAGNTEPEKQLASSYSDMQNKSVQSNTAAGSAKSGSGSGQGSGNKGSGQSGSASGDAAKAKAVQETVSKPKSSAYDNIAVSKINGTVNIRTEANTSSGVTGKINNDCAAAILDTVDGEGGKWYKIQSGSVTGYIKADYFVTGQQAEARAKQVGTTYGTIVGTPSLRLRQSPDMEGKTLTLLSEGAHYVVTGEEGDFLKVQVDSDLEGYVFKEYMKTSVEFNKAVSVEEEKAKAAEEAKRKEDADKALKALEDAKKADAAKKTTAATTKAQKTTEAPATSAPKKEETKGTDAVTTIAANPENGKDSTVAAPTTAKAPETVDSKGPGSSGGTSTEVASATRNAVVAYAKQFLGNPYVYGGTSLTSGADCSGFTQSVFAHFGISTGRSSRDQAARGKSISVSDAKPGDLLFYASGDYINHVAIYIGGGQVIHASNPTTGICITPANYRTPCKAVTFLD from the coding sequence ATGAATAACTGGAAGAAAGTAATCGTGCTCAGCGGTTTGTGCAGCTGCGCGCTTTCTGTGAACGCCTTTGCGTCCACGAATCTGGAGACGGGATCTTCTCTGGCTGGTATATCCGTTGCGCTGAATAATTATTATGCAGGCAACACAGAGCCGGAAAAGCAGTTGGCTTCATCCTATTCCGATATGCAAAACAAGTCTGTCCAGTCAAATACAGCCGCAGGCTCCGCCAAGAGCGGTTCCGGCAGCGGCCAGGGCAGCGGCAATAAGGGCAGCGGCCAGTCCGGCAGCGCGTCAGGGGACGCCGCAAAGGCAAAGGCTGTCCAGGAGACTGTATCCAAACCAAAGTCCTCAGCGTATGATAACATTGCAGTGTCAAAGATAAACGGCACGGTCAACATCCGTACAGAGGCTAACACCAGCAGCGGTGTGACCGGCAAGATTAACAATGATTGCGCGGCTGCCATCCTGGACACGGTGGACGGAGAGGGCGGCAAATGGTACAAGATTCAGTCCGGTTCCGTTACCGGCTACATAAAGGCAGATTATTTTGTTACAGGACAGCAGGCAGAAGCCAGGGCCAAGCAGGTGGGAACCACCTATGGCACCATAGTGGGCACTCCCAGCCTGCGTCTGAGACAGAGCCCTGACATGGAAGGAAAGACGCTGACACTGCTGTCAGAGGGCGCCCACTATGTGGTTACGGGCGAGGAAGGGGATTTCCTGAAGGTCCAGGTGGATTCGGACTTGGAAGGCTATGTGTTCAAGGAGTATATGAAGACCAGTGTGGAGTTTAACAAGGCTGTGTCGGTGGAAGAGGAGAAGGCTAAGGCGGCAGAGGAGGCCAAACGCAAGGAAGATGCGGACAAGGCCCTGAAGGCTCTGGAGGATGCCAAGAAGGCAGACGCGGCCAAGAAGACCACGGCAGCCACCACAAAGGCCCAGAAAACCACGGAAGCTCCTGCCACATCGGCTCCCAAAAAGGAGGAGACAAAGGGAACAGACGCCGTCACCACCATTGCTGCCAATCCTGAGAACGGCAAGGACAGTACGGTGGCAGCGCCCACAACGGCAAAGGCGCCTGAGACTGTGGACAGCAAGGGTCCGGGATCTTCTGGCGGAACCTCCACAGAGGTGGCCTCCGCTACCCGTAACGCAGTGGTGGCATACGCAAAACAATTCCTGGGCAACCCCTATGTGTACGGTGGGACAAGCCTGACAAGCGGAGCCGACTGTTCCGGATTTACCCAGAGCGTATTCGCCCATTTTGGAATCAGTACAGGAAGAAGCTCCAGGGACCAGGCGGCCAGAGGAAAGTCCATATCGGTCAGCGATGCCAAGCCGGGAGATCTGCTGTTCTATGCCAGCGGCGATTACATTAACCATGTGGCTATCTACATCGGCGGCGGACAGGTTATCCACGCCAGCAATCCCACCACGGGTATCTGCATCACGCCGGCAAATTACAGGACGCCCTGTAAGGCAGTGACGTTTTTGGATTAA
- a CDS encoding energy-coupling factor transporter transmembrane component T family protein: protein MFREITLGQYYPVDSAVHRLDPRTKLFGTMVFIASLFVADNIWGYVIATVVLAAVIKLTKVPVRFILRGLKAIMILLLISVSFNLFLTDGRILVKFWIFKITFEGVRMAFFMGLRLIYLVIGSSVMTLTTTPNQLTDGLEKGLGFLKRFRVPIHEVAMMMSIALRFIPILVEETDKIMKAQMARGADFETGNLIQKAKAMVPLLVPLFISAFRRATDLAMAMEARCYRGGDGRTKMKPLQYRQADHDAYMIYTLYFVVIIASRVYL from the coding sequence ATGTTTAGAGAGATTACGTTGGGCCAGTACTATCCGGTGGACTCGGCAGTTCATAGACTGGACCCCAGGACAAAGCTTTTTGGAACTATGGTATTCATAGCCTCCTTGTTTGTTGCAGACAATATATGGGGGTATGTCATTGCCACGGTGGTGCTGGCGGCTGTGATTAAGCTGACCAAGGTGCCGGTGCGTTTCATACTCAGGGGCCTGAAGGCTATCATGATTCTGCTGTTAATCAGTGTCAGCTTTAACCTGTTCCTTACAGACGGGCGCATACTGGTAAAGTTCTGGATTTTCAAGATAACCTTTGAGGGCGTGCGCATGGCCTTTTTTATGGGTCTGAGGCTTATTTATCTGGTCATCGGTTCATCCGTCATGACGCTGACCACCACGCCGAACCAGCTGACAGACGGTCTGGAGAAGGGCCTTGGCTTTCTGAAGCGGTTCAGGGTGCCGATCCACGAGGTTGCCATGATGATGTCCATTGCCCTGAGATTTATTCCCATTCTGGTGGAGGAAACCGATAAAATCATGAAGGCCCAGATGGCCAGGGGAGCTGACTTTGAGACAGGCAATCTGATACAGAAGGCAAAGGCCATGGTGCCTCTCCTGGTGCCCCTGTTTATCTCCGCTTTCCGCAGGGCCACAGACCTGGCCATGGCCATGGAAGCCCGCTGTTACCGCGGCGGCGATGGCCGCACAAAGATGAAACCCCTTCAGTACCGCCAGGCGGACCATGATGCCTATATGATATATACTCTGTATTTTGTGGTCATAATAGCGTCTAGGGTTTATCTCTAA
- the trxB gene encoding thioredoxin-disulfide reductase, translated as MSHIYDLIIIGSGPAGLAAAVYAQRAKLDTLVVEKAMVSGGQVLTTYEVDNYPGLPGIGGYDLGLKFREHADRLGARFVEDEVLKIEDGSRGAVKSVVCQGNTYEARALILATGAVHRKLGVPGEEELAGAGVSYCATCDGAFFRNKVTAVIGGGDVAVEDAIFLARMCSKVYLIHRRNELRAAKSLQENLLSLDNVEVIWDTVADSINGDGMVKSLSLTNVKDGQKRELEVQGVFIAVGISPESRAFEGLVDMDHGYIRAGEDAATSAPGIFAAGDVRTKPLRQIITAAADGANAITSVERYLVEN; from the coding sequence ATGTCTCATATTTATGATTTAATTATTATCGGCTCCGGACCGGCAGGTCTTGCAGCCGCTGTTTATGCCCAGAGGGCAAAGCTGGATACGCTTGTGGTTGAGAAGGCCATGGTCAGCGGAGGCCAGGTCCTGACCACATATGAGGTGGATAACTATCCCGGACTTCCCGGCATCGGCGGATACGATCTGGGGCTTAAGTTCAGGGAACACGCGGACCGTCTGGGAGCCCGGTTCGTGGAGGACGAGGTCCTGAAAATCGAGGATGGAAGCAGGGGCGCCGTCAAGAGCGTGGTGTGTCAGGGCAACACCTATGAGGCAAGGGCCCTTATACTTGCCACAGGAGCTGTCCACAGGAAGCTGGGGGTGCCGGGGGAGGAAGAACTGGCAGGAGCCGGGGTGTCCTACTGTGCCACCTGTGACGGAGCGTTTTTCCGCAATAAGGTCACGGCTGTCATCGGAGGCGGTGATGTGGCTGTGGAGGATGCCATTTTCCTGGCACGTATGTGCAGCAAGGTATATCTGATTCACAGGAGAAATGAGCTGCGGGCAGCCAAGAGCCTGCAGGAGAATCTGCTGTCCTTGGATAATGTGGAGGTAATCTGGGATACGGTGGCTGACAGTATCAATGGGGACGGAATGGTAAAGAGTCTTTCTCTGACCAATGTAAAGGACGGACAGAAAAGGGAACTGGAAGTGCAGGGCGTGTTCATTGCAGTGGGAATATCACCGGAGAGCAGGGCCTTTGAGGGCTTGGTGGATATGGACCACGGCTATATCAGGGCCGGGGAGGACGCCGCGACATCGGCGCCTGGTATATTTGCGGCAGGTGACGTGAGGACTAAGCCGCTCCGCCAGATTATCACGGCTGCCGCGGACGGGGCAAACGCGATAACCAGTGTGGAGCGGTATCTGGTAGAGAATTAG